A genomic stretch from Bacteroidales bacterium includes:
- a CDS encoding efflux RND transporter permease subunit has protein sequence MNLTEYFYKHQTQFWALLIMIVFGGIFAYSKMPKLEDPTVSIKQTMVMTYYPGASAHEVELEVTAILEEELQTLSNISYISSTSSDNVSIITISLELSVPPKEMEQRWDILRKKVQMAALKLPQGAMQPIVIDDVSDIYGMFYYLTADGYSYSEMQKYAEMIRRELLKVDGVKRVSFFGTREEVINISLDREMLARNSIYPTQIMSGINALSQPVNAGYYYTDDDERIKLAIDGKVQSEEDLREMIINMPGGQQVKLGDIATVSREYIEPQTNGFWVDGEIAIGILVSAEPGAIVPDVGKRADKCMEELKTDLPAGFVYDKVYFEPDRVSNAMSSFLWNIVASVLIVVAIIMLAMGFRSGIIIGIGLAFTVLGTFPIMLLVGGTLQRISLGAFIVAMGMLVDNAVVIMDGILVDRQRGMSPKKYLFRTAKNTAMPLLGATLIAIFTFLPVGLSPDTIGEYASDLFFVLAISLLVSWVLALTQVPIFASKMLPARYSERKSKRKKSNSNGESSIHGFIRKALNFFMTRKLTTLFLSLALIVMSIFGFRFIKIKFFPDFDYNQLYVEYTLPPQTSSERVKHDLLEITEKLFEYDEIAKVAVSQGQTPGRYSLARAINSGGDNYGELILNFGDYKDAYRMLPEIQQRLRNEYPDAYIRIRKFSLSVNASHPVEVMFTGPDPAVLRNLSAQAQEIMRNSSEIDAYSVCDNWKEPTKTIYAQYAEQQAKSAGIGREDMAKALQASSQGLPAGMIYDADKRLIIYLKITDNEGNRMTDLEDIPVWSMVPNVAVDDINIAGLIQGTVSTDELTNDIFRAVPLSQATYGVQVGWNESIIYRYGGQRAIEAQCDPILTSTPTVAKNAIKEQIEAINLPAGYTMEWTGEGKTQSTAINNILGYLPLVMLIVLGILLLLFNSVKKMLLILFCLPFAIIGVVITLILTNTPFTFMGIIGVVGLIGMLVKNSIVLVDEVTRMTKEGTEPYKAIIESTINRTRPVIMASATTILGMLPLITDPMYGSLAVVVIGGLTFGTIITLILLPIFYALLFKIRKPQNN, from the coding sequence ATGAACCTTACCGAATATTTTTATAAACACCAAACGCAGTTCTGGGCGTTGTTGATAATGATAGTTTTCGGCGGAATATTTGCTTATTCTAAAATGCCGAAGTTGGAAGACCCTACGGTTTCCATTAAACAAACTATGGTAATGACCTATTATCCGGGTGCTTCTGCTCATGAAGTAGAGTTGGAAGTTACGGCTATATTAGAAGAAGAATTACAAACTTTAAGCAATATTTCATACATTTCTTCAACTTCTTCGGATAATGTTTCTATTATTACTATTTCTCTTGAATTATCTGTTCCTCCTAAGGAGATGGAGCAACGATGGGATATTTTGCGTAAGAAAGTGCAAATGGCCGCATTGAAATTGCCACAAGGCGCTATGCAGCCAATTGTGATAGATGATGTTAGCGATATTTACGGTATGTTTTATTATTTGACTGCCGACGGATATTCGTATTCTGAAATGCAAAAATATGCTGAAATGATTCGAAGAGAATTGCTAAAAGTAGATGGTGTAAAACGAGTTTCGTTTTTCGGCACGAGGGAAGAAGTTATAAATATATCTCTCGACCGCGAGATGCTTGCCCGAAATAGCATCTACCCTACTCAAATTATGAGCGGCATAAATGCACTCAGCCAGCCGGTAAATGCCGGATATTACTATACCGATGATGATGAAAGAATTAAGCTCGCTATAGACGGAAAAGTTCAGTCTGAGGAAGATTTGCGTGAAATGATAATTAATATGCCCGGCGGACAACAGGTAAAATTGGGTGATATTGCAACTGTAAGTAGAGAATATATTGAACCGCAAACAAATGGCTTCTGGGTTGATGGCGAGATAGCTATAGGAATATTGGTTTCGGCTGAACCGGGTGCCATAGTTCCTGATGTCGGAAAGCGTGCCGATAAATGTATGGAAGAGCTAAAGACCGACCTTCCTGCAGGATTTGTTTACGATAAAGTGTATTTTGAACCGGATAGAGTTTCTAATGCTATGAGTTCATTTTTATGGAATATTGTAGCTTCTGTTCTAATTGTGGTTGCTATAATCATGCTTGCCATGGGATTCAGAAGCGGTATTATAATAGGTATTGGGCTTGCTTTTACTGTACTTGGAACCTTTCCTATCATGTTGCTAGTTGGCGGCACATTACAGCGTATTTCGCTGGGAGCATTCATAGTCGCAATGGGAATGTTGGTAGATAATGCAGTAGTAATAATGGATGGTATTTTGGTTGACAGGCAACGCGGAATGTCTCCGAAAAAATATCTTTTCCGCACTGCCAAGAATACAGCTATGCCCTTGCTTGGAGCTACACTGATTGCGATTTTTACTTTTCTTCCCGTTGGGCTTTCGCCTGATACCATTGGCGAGTATGCAAGTGATCTGTTCTTTGTGTTGGCGATATCTCTTTTAGTGAGTTGGGTGCTTGCGCTTACACAAGTTCCGATATTTGCAAGTAAGATGTTGCCTGCCCGTTATTCTGAAAGAAAATCGAAACGCAAAAAATCAAATTCCAATGGTGAATCTTCAATACATGGATTTATACGCAAAGCTCTTAATTTTTTTATGACAAGGAAACTGACAACTCTCTTTCTAAGTTTAGCACTTATTGTAATGTCAATTTTCGGATTCAGATTTATAAAAATAAAATTCTTTCCAGATTTTGATTACAATCAATTGTATGTTGAATATACATTGCCACCTCAAACAAGCTCCGAGCGCGTAAAACATGATTTATTAGAAATTACCGAAAAGTTATTCGAATACGATGAAATTGCTAAAGTTGCAGTAAGCCAAGGACAAACTCCGGGACGATACTCTTTAGCGCGTGCAATAAATTCTGGTGGTGATAATTATGGGGAACTTATCCTTAATTTCGGTGATTACAAAGATGCATACCGTATGTTGCCGGAAATACAACAAAGACTTCGCAATGAATATCCCGATGCATATATCCGCATTCGGAAATTCTCACTTTCCGTCAATGCAAGCCATCCTGTAGAAGTTATGTTTACCGGACCCGATCCTGCGGTACTTCGTAATTTATCGGCACAAGCTCAGGAAATCATGAGGAATTCTTCAGAAATAGATGCTTACTCGGTTTGTGACAATTGGAAAGAACCAACGAAAACTATCTATGCTCAATATGCAGAACAACAGGCAAAAAGTGCGGGCATTGGCCGTGAGGATATGGCTAAGGCTCTTCAGGCTTCTTCTCAAGGACTTCCCGCCGGAATGATTTATGACGCAGACAAAAGGCTAATTATTTATCTAAAAATCACGGATAATGAAGGTAATCGTATGACAGACTTGGAAGACATTCCCGTTTGGAGTATGGTTCCTAATGTAGCTGTCGATGATATAAATATTGCTGGTCTGATACAAGGTACAGTTTCCACCGATGAATTAACCAATGACATATTCAGAGCAGTTCCTCTTAGTCAAGCAACATACGGAGTTCAAGTAGGTTGGAACGAATCCATTATTTACCGTTACGGCGGACAACGTGCAATTGAAGCTCAATGCGATCCAATCTTGACTTCAACACCTACAGTAGCAAAAAATGCTATTAAAGAGCAAATTGAAGCAATTAACCTTCCTGCAGGTTATACTATGGAATGGACAGGAGAAGGTAAAACGCAAAGCACGGCAATTAACAATATTCTCGGTTATTTACCTTTAGTAATGCTAATTGTCTTAGGAATATTGCTTCTCTTATTCAATAGCGTAAAGAAAATGCTATTAATACTCTTCTGCTTACCTTTCGCAATCATCGGAGTTGTTATAACACTGATATTAACTAATACACCATTTACATTTATGGGCATTATCGGTGTTGTAGGATTAATAGGAATGCTGGTGAAAAATTCTATCGTTTTAGTTGATGAAGTCACAAGAATGACGAAAGAAGGTACGGAACCATATAAAGCTATTATTGAATCAACAATCAATCGTACCCGTCCGGTAATCATGGCATCTGCAACTACCATTCTCGGAATGTTACCGCTTATTACCGACCCGATGTACGGTAGTTTGGCGGTAGTAGTAATCGGCGGATTAACATTCGGCACAATTATTACACTAATTCTACTGCCGATATTTTATGCTCTTTTATTCAAAATAAGAAAACCTCAAAATAATTAA
- a CDS encoding NTP transferase domain-containing protein gives MNYAILSAGTGSRLKSEMIEVPKPLVKVDGIPMIERLLSVFLENNAEKIYVITNLQPETMDFLRKKQSKMKNKLEIIFKETPSSAHSFYELFPYLYDKSFCLTTVDTIFNPDEFTSYIKEFTSDKMIDGLLAVTSFIDDESPLYIETDENMNITGFHDQNNGKCKYISGGIYAFNPSVSPTIKRASEKGITRMRNLQRELLANNLKLKAYPFSKILDIDHAADIEKGKEFLEKLKTEN, from the coding sequence ATGAATTACGCAATACTATCTGCCGGCACAGGCTCTCGTTTGAAAAGCGAAATGATAGAAGTTCCGAAGCCTTTAGTAAAAGTGGACGGAATACCTATGATTGAGAGATTATTATCTGTGTTTCTCGAGAATAATGCCGAAAAGATTTATGTTATCACAAATCTTCAACCGGAAACAATGGATTTTTTGAGAAAAAAACAAAGTAAAATGAAGAATAAATTGGAAATAATTTTCAAGGAAACTCCGAGTTCTGCTCATAGTTTCTACGAGTTATTTCCATATTTGTATGACAAAAGTTTTTGCTTAACAACAGTTGACACCATTTTTAATCCGGATGAATTTACATCTTATATTAAAGAATTTACTTCAGATAAAATGATTGACGGATTGTTGGCCGTAACTTCTTTTATCGATGATGAAAGTCCGCTCTACATTGAAACCGATGAGAACATGAATATTACAGGATTTCATGATCAGAATAACGGAAAGTGCAAATATATTTCCGGTGGAATTTATGCTTTCAACCCGTCAGTATCGCCTACAATAAAGAGAGCATCTGAAAAGGGAATTACGCGAATGCGGAATTTACAACGAGAGTTACTTGCAAACAATTTGAAATTAAAAGCTTACCCTTTTTCAAAAATATTGGATATAGACCATGCTGCAGATATTGAGAAAGGTAAAGAGTTTTTAGAAAAATTGAAAACTGAAAATTAA
- a CDS encoding CDP-alcohol phosphatidyltransferase family protein encodes MKQDIKSTYKSLDTEEPIDIYFYRPIGYFWAKIARKLHITPNMITIASIFIGAAAGILFYYPDLILNIVGMLLLVLANSFDSADGQLARMTNNKTQLGRILDGLAGNIWFIIIYVVIALRTVNQGFYGLPNYWIWIIASIAGAFHILHANIADYYRNIHLYFLEHGKGGEFDNSKKIKAELKSLTWKKNFFKKVTLLFYWNYTHTQEMMTPKFQKFISKVREKYPDNNLPEDLCNEFRKGSKPLMKFTNILQFNTRVIVLFICIFLNMPFLYFFFDLLILTPLMLYMIHKHEKLSKQLINNF; translated from the coding sequence ATGAAACAAGACATAAAATCTACGTACAAATCTTTGGATACTGAAGAACCGATAGATATTTATTTCTATCGGCCAATCGGATATTTCTGGGCGAAGATTGCTCGGAAATTACATATTACACCGAATATGATTACTATTGCCAGTATCTTTATTGGGGCGGCAGCCGGCATTCTGTTTTATTATCCTGATTTAATTCTAAATATAGTAGGAATGTTATTGCTCGTTCTTGCAAATTCTTTTGACAGTGCTGACGGGCAGCTTGCGCGCATGACAAACAATAAAACTCAACTTGGTCGCATTCTCGACGGATTAGCGGGAAATATTTGGTTTATTATCATTTATGTTGTTATTGCATTGCGAACTGTAAATCAAGGATTCTACGGTTTACCGAATTATTGGATTTGGATAATTGCAAGTATTGCCGGAGCCTTTCATATTCTACACGCAAATATTGCCGATTACTATCGCAATATTCATTTATATTTCCTCGAACACGGCAAAGGCGGAGAGTTTGATAATTCTAAAAAAATTAAAGCAGAACTAAAATCACTTACCTGGAAGAAGAATTTCTTTAAAAAAGTAACTCTGTTATTTTACTGGAATTACACTCACACACAAGAAATGATGACACCTAAATTTCAAAAGTTTATATCAAAAGTGCGTGAAAAATATCCCGACAACAATCTGCCGGAAGATCTTTGTAATGAGTTCAGAAAAGGAAGCAAACCTTTAATGAAATTTACCAATATATTGCAATTTAATACACGAGTAATTGTTTTGTTCATCTGCATATTCCTGAATATGCCTTTTCTTTATTTCTTTTTTGACTTGCTGATATTAACACCGCTAATGCTTTATATGATCCATAAACATGAAAAACTCTCTAAACAATTAATAAACAATTTTTAA
- a CDS encoding DUF5686 and carboxypeptidase regulatory-like domain-containing protein, whose translation MPVKAHSNVKTNVEGIVVNSMTGEGVPFAHVVLRHSDSYVGTTTDFSGRFSLETYEALDTLVVSCMGYETYHTNIILGEKNNIAIKLTETVITLDAVTITSKRERYTKKGNEANELIEQAIAQKSQNRLENLAYYQYKQYDNLEIAISNLGDSIENSKLMKRYNFMAENIDTAALTGKRILPFYKTETVAETFYRKKPESKKTFIDGYKYVEFTKFLSAESMDIIMRDIFGEINIYEDNIFFMQNQFMSPLSPLAPNFYKFYITDTVSIEGTDCIQILYAPRNSSDFGFMGYLYLTSENQQYAVRRTEIQLTKNTPVNFIKEILIKQDYELVQGIWTMTESITMVDFALAGENFVPLYGQKEITYSDFVFNLPQDDKYYLGSALIVRTEGYDERNDEYWEENRTKATGSTRSTYDFIEKLEDVKVYRVVRDFITTIVGGYYAAGPIDIGPVENMLSFNSIEGARFRIGGKTNGRMSRRFFIEAFGAYGLRDNEFKYNFTGHYSFNKKKNHPWEFPTNLLSISYEKNTDIPGQSFLYGTGDRLLISIGRGKTERMTMDRRFKINYKMETINYFSMNVNFTHLQQYPLGQLSFATYDGNDFSPYTITSFGLNLRYAPNEKFIQSQQNRYPINLTAPVFDLGYQVGIGGFLGGDYTFHKITAKFQKRWYISSYGYFDTYVDAGKILNQVPYPSLFIHHANQSWAFQDEAYNSMRYFEFVSDQYINLQVTYCMNGFILNRIPLIKKLNWRGLISFKALFGSVSDKNMPDPDTNPGLMIFPHDADGNPTTFTLNGKPFLEGNIGIENIFKILRIDLVKRFNYLDNPNISEWSLRFRLRLVF comes from the coding sequence ATGCCAGTAAAAGCACATTCAAATGTGAAAACCAATGTTGAAGGAATAGTGGTTAATAGCATGACAGGGGAAGGTGTTCCTTTTGCCCATGTTGTTTTAAGACATTCCGATTCGTACGTTGGCACTACAACTGATTTCTCAGGACGTTTTTCCTTAGAAACTTATGAGGCATTGGATACGCTTGTCGTTTCGTGTATGGGATATGAAACATATCATACGAATATTATATTAGGTGAGAAAAATAATATCGCTATAAAGTTAACCGAAACCGTTATAACACTTGATGCAGTAACAATAACGTCTAAGAGAGAACGTTACACCAAGAAAGGCAATGAAGCGAATGAACTTATTGAACAAGCGATTGCTCAGAAATCACAAAACAGACTTGAAAACCTTGCTTACTATCAATACAAACAATACGATAACTTGGAAATTGCTATTTCAAATCTCGGAGATAGTATTGAAAATAGTAAATTGATGAAGAGGTATAACTTCATGGCTGAAAATATTGACACGGCAGCACTTACCGGAAAACGGATATTACCTTTTTATAAGACCGAAACTGTTGCCGAAACATTTTATCGAAAAAAACCGGAGTCTAAGAAGACCTTCATCGACGGATATAAATACGTTGAATTTACAAAATTCCTCAGCGCCGAAAGTATGGACATTATTATGCGGGATATCTTCGGCGAAATAAATATTTACGAGGATAATATCTTCTTTATGCAGAACCAGTTTATGTCGCCCCTATCTCCGCTGGCCCCTAACTTTTACAAATTCTATATAACAGATACCGTGTCCATTGAAGGCACAGATTGTATTCAAATCTTATATGCCCCGCGAAATTCTTCCGATTTCGGATTTATGGGCTATTTGTATTTAACTTCTGAAAATCAACAGTATGCTGTCAGACGGACGGAAATTCAATTGACAAAAAATACTCCTGTTAATTTTATAAAAGAAATTTTAATTAAGCAGGATTATGAGTTGGTTCAAGGAATTTGGACTATGACTGAATCTATAACGATGGTGGATTTTGCATTAGCAGGTGAAAATTTCGTTCCGCTTTACGGACAAAAGGAAATAACATATTCCGATTTTGTGTTTAACTTACCCCAAGATGACAAATATTATCTGGGCAGCGCGTTGATTGTCAGAACTGAAGGATATGATGAACGTAATGATGAATACTGGGAAGAAAATCGCACTAAAGCAACAGGCTCAACGAGAAGCACCTACGACTTTATTGAAAAATTGGAAGATGTGAAGGTTTACAGAGTTGTTAGAGATTTTATTACAACTATTGTCGGTGGGTATTACGCTGCTGGGCCCATAGATATTGGTCCTGTTGAAAATATGTTGAGTTTTAACAGTATTGAAGGCGCACGTTTTAGAATTGGCGGAAAAACAAACGGTAGAATGAGCCGGCGTTTCTTCATTGAAGCTTTTGGGGCTTACGGTTTAAGAGATAATGAGTTTAAATATAATTTTACCGGACATTATTCTTTCAACAAGAAAAAGAATCATCCTTGGGAGTTTCCTACAAACCTGTTGTCAATTAGTTATGAAAAGAATACGGATATACCCGGACAATCATTCCTTTACGGAACCGGTGACCGTCTTTTGATTTCTATCGGTAGAGGAAAAACCGAAAGAATGACTATGGATCGTCGCTTCAAGATTAATTACAAAATGGAAACAATTAATTATTTCAGCATGAATGTTAATTTCACTCATTTGCAACAATATCCGCTCGGACAGTTGAGCTTTGCAACTTATGACGGAAATGATTTCTCTCCTTATACAATCACATCATTCGGATTAAATTTGCGTTATGCTCCTAATGAAAAATTTATCCAATCGCAGCAAAATCGCTATCCGATAAATTTGACAGCTCCTGTTTTCGATTTAGGATACCAAGTCGGTATCGGTGGTTTTTTAGGTGGCGATTATACGTTCCATAAAATAACAGCTAAATTTCAAAAACGGTGGTATATATCCAGTTACGGATACTTTGATACTTATGTTGATGCCGGAAAAATACTAAATCAAGTGCCTTACCCATCTCTATTTATACATCATGCCAATCAAAGCTGGGCATTTCAGGATGAAGCATATAACAGCATGAGGTATTTTGAATTTGTGAGCGACCAATATATTAATTTACAAGTTACATATTGTATGAACGGATTTATTCTCAACCGTATTCCTTTGATAAAGAAGTTAAATTGGCGCGGATTGATTTCATTTAAAGCTTTATTCGGAAGTGTTTCAGACAAAAACATGCCCGATCCTGATACAAACCCTGGCTTGATGATTTTTCCTCACGATGCTGACGGCAATCCGACAACTTTTACTCTTAATGGTAAACCTTTCCTTGAAGGAAATATAGGTATCGAAAACATATTCAAAATTTTACGTATAGATCTGGTAAAGCGTTTCAACTACCTTGATAATCCTAATATAAGCGAATGGTCGTTGAGGTTTAGATTAAGGTTGGTATTTTGA
- a CDS encoding TolC family protein, with the protein MKRIILSIIILLAYNLGQAQQLNLSLYQCREMALENSENLKIAIYQNEQAEAEKKVAWSGYFPNISASAMYNYSKGKIEIADNYIFAQMPQNFVMDLGEGPGMYMLGASLQQPIYTGGKVVYGNKMANKGIEISEENIILSRSDVIAEAEKAYWHFFLVKDKIKLIEQYNLLLDSLNQNILAFINADMATQNDQLKITSRQSNIQYEKQRTETMQEICRMQLCNIIGIDLNTEIVLTDSINIPNMEPFLNIYDVTQRPEYKILQKQVEMKEINVKLVRADYLPTIGLMAGYNYLDGLKFSGTKLSMSLPSVMLSASIPIFSFGQGKNKIKSAKFAYNIQQQELEKNRKLMDIEAKNIERGLQDAFKLIYTAEIALEQSSANLELITNRYEHHFATIIDVLDAQTQWQEAYSNLIDAQVSYKIKEIDYLKVFGKL; encoded by the coding sequence ATGAAACGAATCATTTTAAGCATAATAATATTGCTTGCATACAACTTAGGACAAGCACAACAGTTGAATTTATCTTTATATCAATGCAGAGAAATGGCATTGGAAAATTCTGAAAATCTAAAGATTGCAATCTATCAGAATGAGCAGGCAGAAGCAGAAAAAAAGGTGGCGTGGTCAGGTTATTTTCCTAATATTTCCGCTTCGGCAATGTATAATTATTCCAAAGGTAAAATCGAAATCGCCGACAATTACATTTTTGCTCAAATGCCGCAGAATTTTGTAATGGATTTAGGAGAGGGTCCCGGTATGTATATGCTTGGCGCCAGTTTGCAACAACCGATTTATACTGGAGGGAAGGTAGTTTACGGTAATAAAATGGCTAATAAAGGCATTGAAATTTCCGAAGAGAATATTATTTTGTCGAGATCGGATGTAATTGCCGAAGCCGAAAAAGCGTACTGGCATTTCTTCCTTGTTAAGGATAAAATCAAGCTGATAGAGCAATATAATTTGCTCTTAGATTCTTTAAATCAAAATATTCTCGCATTTATCAATGCTGATATGGCAACTCAAAACGATCAACTTAAGATAACTTCCCGGCAGAGCAATATTCAATATGAAAAACAAAGAACGGAAACAATGCAGGAGATATGTCGCATGCAATTATGCAATATCATCGGAATTGATTTGAATACGGAAATTGTATTGACGGATAGTATAAATATTCCCAATATGGAGCCGTTCCTTAATATATATGATGTTACTCAACGCCCTGAATATAAGATTTTACAAAAACAGGTTGAAATGAAAGAAATAAATGTTAAGTTAGTGCGTGCTGATTATCTTCCGACTATAGGTTTGATGGCGGGTTATAATTATTTGGACGGGTTGAAATTCTCCGGCACGAAGCTTAGCATGAGTCTGCCTTCGGTAATGCTTTCGGCATCAATACCTATATTTAGTTTCGGACAAGGAAAGAATAAAATAAAAAGTGCCAAATTCGCTTATAATATTCAACAACAAGAACTTGAAAAAAATCGTAAGCTGATGGACATTGAAGCAAAAAATATCGAAAGAGGTTTGCAAGATGCATTTAAACTAATTTACACAGCAGAAATTGCGCTCGAACAATCGTCTGCTAATCTCGAATTGATCACAAATCGTTACGAACATCATTTCGCAACAATAATTGATGTATTGGATGCTCAAACTCAATGGCAAGAAGCATACAGTAACTTAATTGATGCACAAGTTAGTTATAAGATAAAGGAAATAGATTATCTAAAAGTATTTGGTAAATTATAA